From a single Brassica napus cultivar Da-Ae chromosome C9, Da-Ae, whole genome shotgun sequence genomic region:
- the LOC106392228 gene encoding heterogeneous nuclear ribonucleoprotein F-like isoform X2, giving the protein MQVEIALQRDRQNMGRRYVEVFRCYKQDYYNAVAAEEEGAYEVHVSPPPAGPSRAKSFSEKKEKLEYTEVLKMRGLPYSANKPQIIEFFSGYKVIEGRVHVVCRPDGKATGEAFVEFETAEEARRAMAKDKMSIGPRYVELFPTTREEALRAESRTRQ; this is encoded by the coding sequence ATGCAAGTGGAGATTGCACTGCAGAGGGACAGGCAGAATATGGGTAGGAGATACGTCGAAGTTTTCCGCTGCTATAAGCAGGATTACTACAACGCCGTTGCCGCTGAGGAGGAGGGAGCATACGAGGTCCATGTTAGCCCACCTCCCGCGGGACCGTCTAGAGCAAAGAGTTTTAgcgagaagaaagagaagctCGAGTACACTGAGGTTTTGAAGATGCGAGGCCTCCCGTACTCTGCCAACAAGCCTCAAATCATAGAGTTTTTCAGCGGGTACAAGGTTATTGAAGGAAGGGTGCATGTTGTGTGTCGACCTGATGGTAAAGCCACGGGCGAGGCCTTTGTGGAGTTTGAGACAGCTGAGGAGGCAAGGAGGGCGATGGCTAAGGACAAAATGTCCATTGGGCCAAGGTACGTGGAGCTGTTTCCAACTACTCGTGAAGAGGCTCTAAGAGCTGAGTCGAGGACTAGGCAATGA
- the LOC106392228 gene encoding heterogeneous nuclear ribonucleoprotein F-like isoform X1: MGPEFSSSGIFLPPRLPFHGDDLSGFFVLTTNQQSRLRGDLGTEQQPMYGSRGAMFGSGVGSKRQRMMQSNPYNLAVGTGAASFPPYGGFPVVRLRGLPFNCADVDIFKFFAGLDIVDVLLVSKNGKSSGEAFVVFAGPMQVEIALQRDRQNMGRRYVEVFRCYKQDYYNAVAAEEEGAYEVHVSPPPAGPSRAKSFSEKKEKLEYTEVLKMRGLPYSANKPQIIEFFSGYKVIEGRVHVVCRPDGKATGEAFVEFETAEEARRAMAKDKMSIGPRYVELFPTTREEALRAESRTRQ, translated from the exons ATGGGCCCAGAGTTTTCGTCTTCCGGGATATTTCTCCCCCCCCGCCTCCCCTTTCATGGCGACGACTTGAGTGGATTCTTTGTATTGACGACGAACCAACAATCGAGGTTGAGGGGAGACCTTGGCACAGAGCAGCAGCCTATGTACGGATCTAGAGG GGCAATGTTTGGGAGCGGGGTGGGCTCAAAGAGACAAAGAATGATGCAATCAAATCCCTACAACTTGGCAGTTGGCACGGGAGCAGCCAGCTTTCCTCCTTATGGCGGATTCCCTGTGGTTCGCCTCCGTGGTCTTCCCTTCAACTGCGCTGACGTGGACATCTTCAAGTTCTTTGCCGGCCTCGACATTGTCGATGTCTTGCTGGTCAGCAAAAACGGCAAATCCTCCGGGGAGGCCTTTGTCGTCTTTGCCGGTCCAATGCAAGTGGAGATTGCACTGCAGAGGGACAGGCAGAATATGGGTAGGAGATACGTCGAAGTTTTCCGCTGCTATAAGCAGGATTACTACAACGCCGTTGCCGCTGAGGAGGAGGGAGCATACGAGGTCCATGTTAGCCCACCTCCCGCGGGACCGTCTAGAGCAAAGAGTTTTAgcgagaagaaagagaagctCGAGTACACTGAGGTTTTGAAGATGCGAGGCCTCCCGTACTCTGCCAACAAGCCTCAAATCATAGAGTTTTTCAGCGGGTACAAGGTTATTGAAGGAAGGGTGCATGTTGTGTGTCGACCTGATGGTAAAGCCACGGGCGAGGCCTTTGTGGAGTTTGAGACAGCTGAGGAGGCAAGGAGGGCGATGGCTAAGGACAAAATGTCCATTGGGCCAAGGTACGTGGAGCTGTTTCCAACTACTCGTGAAGAGGCTCTAAGAGCTGAGTCGAGGACTAGGCAATGA